Proteins encoded together in one Planctopirus ephydatiae window:
- a CDS encoding dipeptidase yields MMSSTLADELKNRRPENVKILCQLLSIPSISADPQCADSLHQAAATLSELFQIAGTGWSCEVVATAGYPIVWARYRASGNRRRAIVYGHYDVQPADPLDLWTTPPFEPTLRDGKIYARGATDDKGQMLTHILSALAWMKSAGQLPIDLDYIIEGEEEVGSENLERFLAEHRDELKADVAVISDTSQYAPGWPAITTGLRGIFACEVRVHGPRKDLHSGVFGGAIPNPIRELTRLLSLLHNEYNEVQVPGFYADVVPLTDADRAGFAELPFDQAAFLAETGAIGLRGEAGFTPLEQRWARPTLEFNGIYGGYTGPGPKTIVPASATAKITCRLVANQNPDVLMKSLEDFLRSQLHPSCRLEFTADHGCPAFLMDRQSPFLQAASKAIEAGFGKAPVFIREGGSIPVVATFKRLLEIDTLLLGWGQNTDNLHSPDEHFLIEDFHRGTLASAILWEELAKV; encoded by the coding sequence ATGATGTCATCCACACTTGCTGATGAGTTGAAAAACCGTCGTCCAGAAAATGTCAAAATTCTTTGTCAACTGCTGTCAATCCCCTCGATCAGTGCTGATCCTCAGTGCGCTGATTCACTCCACCAAGCTGCTGCAACTTTGAGCGAGTTGTTTCAAATTGCAGGCACTGGCTGGTCCTGTGAAGTTGTCGCCACCGCTGGTTATCCCATTGTCTGGGCCCGCTATCGCGCATCGGGTAATCGTAGACGCGCAATTGTTTACGGGCACTACGATGTTCAACCGGCAGACCCTCTGGATCTTTGGACAACGCCTCCCTTCGAGCCCACCCTTCGTGATGGAAAAATCTATGCACGAGGGGCCACCGACGACAAAGGCCAGATGCTCACCCACATCCTCTCAGCCCTGGCCTGGATGAAGTCCGCCGGCCAGCTCCCCATTGATCTCGATTACATTATTGAAGGCGAAGAAGAGGTCGGTTCCGAGAACCTCGAACGCTTTCTCGCAGAGCACCGCGACGAACTCAAAGCCGATGTGGCGGTCATCAGCGATACCAGCCAGTACGCGCCTGGCTGGCCAGCGATAACCACAGGCTTAAGAGGCATCTTCGCCTGCGAAGTCCGCGTGCATGGCCCACGAAAAGATCTGCATAGTGGTGTCTTCGGCGGAGCCATACCGAATCCCATTCGCGAATTGACTCGCCTCTTAAGCCTCTTGCACAACGAATACAACGAAGTCCAGGTGCCAGGCTTCTATGCGGATGTCGTCCCCCTGACAGACGCAGATCGGGCCGGGTTTGCCGAACTCCCTTTCGATCAGGCCGCTTTTCTGGCAGAAACTGGTGCCATCGGTTTGCGCGGCGAAGCCGGATTTACTCCCCTTGAACAGCGTTGGGCCAGACCCACACTCGAGTTCAACGGCATCTATGGTGGCTACACGGGTCCTGGCCCGAAAACGATCGTTCCTGCGAGTGCCACAGCCAAAATCACCTGCCGCCTGGTCGCCAATCAGAATCCAGATGTTCTGATGAAATCGCTCGAAGATTTTCTTCGCAGTCAACTGCATCCCTCCTGCCGACTCGAGTTCACAGCCGATCACGGTTGCCCTGCTTTTCTAATGGATCGGCAAAGCCCGTTTCTGCAAGCTGCCAGCAAGGCTATTGAAGCCGGTTTTGGAAAAGCTCCGGTTTTCATTCGAGAAGGTGGTTCGATTCCAGTGGTGGCGACCTTCAAGCGTTTGCTGGAAATCGATACACTCCTCCTGGGATGGGGCCAGAACACTGACAATCTGCACAGTCCTGATGAACATTTCTTAATCGAAGATTTTCATCGGGGAACTCTGGCCAGTGCCATCCTCTGGGAAGAACTGGCCAAAGTTTGA